The following are encoded together in the Primulina tabacum isolate GXHZ01 chromosome 18, ASM2559414v2, whole genome shotgun sequence genome:
- the LOC142532556 gene encoding FAM10 family protein At4g22670, translating to MDASKINQLKHFVELCKSTPSILADPSLSFFRDYIESLGGKVPLSGYDADNDKAKSHVMDESDEDMDNVEDEPQLQKDEEEEPAIVESDVDLDESDVVEPDNEPPQKMGDASVEVTEENRDAAQEAKMQAMEAISEGKLEEAIEHLTTAILLNPMSAIMYATRASVYIKMKKPNAAIRDATAALEINPDSAKGYKSRGIALAMLGKWQEAAKDLHLASKLDYDEEISAVLKKVEPNAHKIEDHRRKYDRLHKEREDRKADRERQRRRAEAQAAYEKVKNQEQSSSRRPGGMPGGFPGGMPGGFPGGMPGGFPGGMPGGFPGSAPGGMPGNFDFSKILNDPEMMAAFKDPEVMAALQDVMKNPANLAKHQANPKVAPIITKMMSKFGGPN from the exons ATGGACGCATCGAAGATCAATCAGCTGAAGCATTTTGTTGAACTGTGCAAATCCACGCCCTCCATCCTCGCGGATCCTTCACTCTCGTTCTTCCGGGATTACATCGAGAG TCTCGGAGGTAAGGTTCCTCTGTCGGGGTACGATGCTGACAATGATAAGGcg AAGTCCCATGTGATGGATGAGAGCGATGAGGACATGGATAACGTTGAGGATGAGCCTCAACTTCAGAAGGATGAAGAAGAAGAGCCTGCAATAGTTGAGTCTGATGTGGATCTCGACGAAAGTGATGTTGTGGAGCCTGATAATGAGCCACCGCAGAAG ATGGGAGATGCCTCTGTTGAGGTAACTGAAGAAAACCGTGATGCTGCTCAGGAGGCTAAAATGCAAGCTATGGAAGCAATTTCAGAAG GTAAGCTCGAGGAAGCGATTGAGCATCTTACCACAGCTATACTGCTTAATCCTATGTCCGCAATTATGTATGCAACTCGAG CTAGTGTATACATCAAAATGAAGAAACCAAATGCTGCTATTCGGGACGCTACTGCAGCTCTGGAG ATCAATCCTGATTCTGCTAAAGGGTACAAATCACGTGGCATAGCCCTAGCAATGCTCGGAAAATGGCAAGAGGCTGCTAAGGATCTGCACTTGGCATCAAAGTTAGACTATGATGAGGAAATCAGTGCTGTACTTAAGAAG GTTGAGCCCAATGCACATAAGATCGAGGATCATCGGAGGAAATACGACAGGCTGCACAAAGAACGAGAAGACAGGAAGGCTGACCGTGAGCGACAACGCCGCCGTGCTGAAGCTCAG GCTGCATATGAAAAGGTTAAGAATCAAGAGCAATCATCAAGTAGAAGACCTGGCGGCATGCCCGGTGGGTTCCCTGGCGGCATGCCCGGTGGCTTCCCTGGGGGCATGCCCGGTGGCTTCCCTGGCGGCATGCCCGGTGGCTTTCCTGGGAGCGCACCTGGTGGTATGCCTGGGAATTTTGACTTCAGCAAAATCTTGAAT GATCCTGAAATGATGGCAGCATTCAAAGATCCTGAAGTCATGGCGGCACTCCAAGATG TGATGAAAAACCCTGCTAACTTGGCTAAACATCAAGCTAACCCGAAGGTCGCTCCAATTATCACAAAAATGATGAGTAAATTTGGTGGACCTAATTGA
- the LOC142532555 gene encoding flavonoid 3'-monooxygenase-like isoform X1 — translation MAIMYVIIILTLIWYSWFLFKYFTRSQHPMPPGPRGLPIVGNLPYLDPELHSYFMRLARIYGPILSLNLGTKKAVVISSPAMAREVLKEHDVTFANRDIPSVNTAMEYSEHDIVFTPYGPEWRMLRKVCVRDMLGNATLDAFYSYRRHEVRSTIKYIYSLSGSPVNVGEQMFLNMLNVVTNMLWGGSVKGNDRASIGAEFRQVVSEITELLGKPNVSDFFPGLAWLDLQGLKKKMKKVTVKLERLFDEIIEQRVKLSRSNGGEMKRDFLQVLMQLKDEGKDSETSKTPLTMLHVKALLVDMVVGGTDTTSSTVEFALAEMMNNPQIMIKAQQELDSVVGKNSMVEESHIDKLPYLQAVMKEILRLHPVLPLMVPHCPSKPCIVGGYTVPKGARVFVNVWAIQRDASIWERPNEFVPERFLNGKGDYSGNDFSYIPFGSGRRICAGIPMAERVVAFSLASLVHSFNWKLAEGDSLDLNEKFGIVLKKRVPLIAIPTPRLLGAAVYE, via the exons ATGGCTATCATGTATGTCATCATAATCCTTACGCTAATATGGTATTCGTGGTTTCTATTCAAATATTTCACAAGATCTCAACATCCAATGCCTCCAGGCCCTAGAGGCTTGCCTATCGTAGGCAACCTCCCGTATCTTGATCCCGAACTCCACTCATATTTTATGCGCCTTGCTCGAATCTACGGTCCAATCTTGTCCCTGAATCTCGGCACCAAGAAAGCTGTAGTGATAAGCTCACCCGCTATGGCGCGAGAAGTACTGAAGGAACACGATGTTACATTTGCCAATCGGGACATCCCATCCGTGAACACAGCAATGGAATACAGCGAACATGACATAGTTTTCACCCCCTACGGGCCAGAGTGGAGGATGCTGAGGAAGGTCTGCGTTCGGGACATGCTTGGCAATGCAACCCTTGATGCATTCTATTCTTATAGAAGGCATGAAGTTCGAAGCACAATCAAATACATCTACAGCTTATCGGGATCTCCTGTTAACGTAGGGGAGCAGATGTTCTTGAATATGCTCAATGTTGTGACAAATATGTTGTGGGGTGGTAGTGTGAAAGGTAATGACAGGGCTAGCATCGGGGCAGAGTTCAGGCAAGTAGTTTCAGAGATTACGGAGTTGTTGGGGAAGCCGAACGTGTCGGATTTCTTCCCGGGTCTTGCGTGGTTAGATCTTCAaggattgaagaagaaaatgaagaaggTAACAGTGAAACTTGAAAgattatttgatgaaataattgAACAGAGGGTGAAACTGAGTAGGTCTAATGGTGGGGAGATGAAAAGGGATTTCTTGCAAGTATTGATGCAGCTCAAAGATGAGGGAAAGGACTCTGAAACGAGCAAGACTCCTCTTACCATGCTGCATGTCAAAGCCTTGCTAGTG GATATGGTGGTAGGGGGAACGGACACAACCTCTAGCACAGTGGAGTTTGCCTTAGCCGAAATGATGAACAACCCACAGATCATGATCAAAGCACAACAAGAACTTGATTCAGTTGTTGGAAAAAACAGCATGGTCGAAGAATCGCACATCGACAAATTACCCTACCTCCAAGCCGTAATGAAAGAGATCCTTCGCCTTCATCCGGTTCTTCCTCTCATGGTGCCGCATTGTCCTAGCAAGCCATGCATTGTAGGAGGCTACACCGTTCCAAAAGGGGCTCGTGTATTCGTGAACGTGTGGGCGATACAAAGGGATGCTTCCATATGGGAAAGGCCAAATGAGTTCGTACCCGAGAGGTTTCTTAATGGTAAAGGAGATTATAGCGGGAATGATTTTAGTTACATTCCGTTTGGTTCGGGACGAAGGATTTGTGCTGGGATCCCTATGGCTGAGAGAGTCGTGGCGTTCTCGCTGGCGTCGCTTGTACATAGTTTCAACTGGAAGTTGGCCGAGGGAGATAGTTTAGACCTTAATGAGAAGTTTGGAATTGTGTTAAAGAAGAGGGTGCCTCTCATTGCCATCCCCACACCGCGTTTATTGGGTGCTGCAGTTTATGAGTAA
- the LOC142533486 gene encoding syntaxin-22-like, producing the protein MSFQDLESGRGLGSTRRGLVNGKQDPTQAVASGIFQINTAVSTFQRLVNTLGTAKDTPELREKLHKTRLHIGNLVKDTSDKLKLASENDHRVEVSANKKITDAKLAKDFQAVLKEFQKAQRLAAERETAYIPFVSHAVLPSSYTASEIDVSSDKSPEQRALLVESKRQEILLLDNEIAFNEAIIEEREQGIQEIQQQIGEVNEIFKDLAVLVHEQGVMIDDIGSNVEGSHAATAQGKSQLVKAANTQRSNSSLTCLLLVIFGIVLLIVIVVLAA; encoded by the exons ATGAGTTTTCAGGATCTTGAATCGGGTAGGGGATTGGGGTCGACGAGGAGGGGTCTCGTGAATGGGAAGCAGGATCCGACGCAGGCCGTTGCTTCTGGAATATTTCAGATCAACACCGCCGTCTCGACCTTTCAACGCCTCGTCAACACCCTCGGTACAGCCAAGGACACGCCCGAGCTCCGTGAGAAGCT GCATAAAACCCGCCTGCATATAGGTAACTTAGTGAAGGATACTTCAGATAAACTTAAGCTAGCAAGTGAAAATGACCATCGCGTGGAAGTCAGT GCCAACAAGAAAATTACAGATGCAAAACTTGCTAAAGATTTTCAAGCTGTATTAAAAGAATTTCAGAAGGCACAACGGCTTGCTGCTGAGAGGGAAACTGCGTATATTCCTTTTGTCAGCCATGCAGTGCTTCCTTCTAG CTATACGGCTAGTGAAATTGACGTAAGTTCAGATAAGAGTCCAGAGCAGCGAGCTCTTCTTGTTGAATCTAAAAG GCAAGAGATTTTACTGCTGGACAATGAGATTGCATTCAACGAGGCCATCATAGAGGAAAGAGAACAGGGTATACAAGAAATACAACAACAAATTGGTGAAGTAAATGAGATTTTCAAAGACCTTGCCGTGCTTGTTCATGAGCAAGGAGTTATGATTG ATGATATTGGCTCCAACGTTGAGGGTTCTCATGCTGCAACCGCTCAGGGAAAATCCCAACTTGTCAAAGCAGCCAATACCCAGAGGTCAAATTCATCTTTG ACTTGCTTGTTGCTCGTGATTTTTGGCATTGTGCTTCTCATAGTGATTGTAGTACTCGCTGCCTAA
- the LOC142533407 gene encoding binding partner of ACD11 1-like isoform X2, translated as MRSDTERSQIAFVTFKDAQGAETAVLLSGATIVDMTVTVTLDPDYTLPPSASAPPQLSDKKTEGGPESALRKAEDVVSSMLAKGYNLGKESVNQAKAFDEKHQLTSAASAKVASFDKKIGLSEKISIGTSIVNDKVREVDEKLQVSEKAKSAFTAAEQTVSSAGSAIMKNRYVLTGATWVTGAFNRVTKAAGEAGQMTKEKVGNAEDEQRRNTAYDFTQVHSPELRKVSDSGEQQPSKPAPAQGLIL; from the exons ATGCGAAG TGATACAGAGCGATCACAAATTGCTTTTGTGACCTTTAAGGATGCACAGGGAGCAGAGACAGCAGTTCTTCTTTCG GGGGCTACAATCGTTGATATGACTGTTACAGTTACTCTGGATCCAGATTACACGCTTCCTCCCTCTGCTTCTGCACCACCGCAG TTATCTGATAAGAAAACTGAAGGTGGTCCCGAATCTGCTTTGCGAAAGGCTGAGGATGTTGTAAGCAGCATGCTTGCGAAGGGTTATAACTTAGGCAAAGAGTCTGTTAACCAAGCGAAGGCATTTGATGAGAAGCATCAATTGACTTCTGCAGCCAGTGCTAAAGTTGCTTCGTTTGATAAAAAGATCGGACTGTCTGAGAAGATAAGTATTGGTACTTCAATTGTTAACGATAAAGTTCGAGAAGTAGATGAGAAACTCCAAGTTTCCGAGAAAGCAAAATCTGCCTTCACCGCTGCTGAGCAAACAGTTAGCAGTGCTGGATCTGCCATTATGAAGAACAGATACGTACTTACTGGTGCTACATGGGTCACAGGTGCTTTTAACAGAGTCACTAAAGCAGCGGGGGAAGCAGGCCAAATGACCAAGGAGAAAGTAGGAAATGCTGAAGATGAACAAAGGAGAAACACAGCGTATGACTTTACTCAAGTTCATTCACCTGAGTTGCGTAAAGTCTCTGATTCTGGAGAGCAACAGCCTTCCAAACCTGCTCCAGCACAAGGTTTAATCCTCTAA
- the LOC142533781 gene encoding osmotin-like protein, whose protein sequence is MAFSSIVFLFIFFTFANSTPDLILTVVNNCPFTVWPAIQPNAGHPVLERGGFALNTLTHRSFPAPTTHWSGRIWARTQCTHANGQFNCETGDCGGCLECQGSGGAAPATLAQFSLHHGLTDLSSYGVSLVDGFNVPMTVTPHEGKGLCPVVGCRSDLLATCPNGLQLRTPHRNVVGCKSGCAAFGTDELCCRNHYNSPQTCRASSYSDFFKHACPDTFTYAHDNPSLIHECSSPRELKVIFCH, encoded by the coding sequence ATGGCTTTCTCTTCCATTGTTTTCCTGTTCATCTTCTTCACCTTCGCCAATTCTACGCCGGACCTCATTTTAACGGTCGTCAACAACTGTCCCTTCACTGTATGGCCCGCCATCCAACCGAACGCCGGCCACCCTGTTCTTGAGCGCGGAGGCTTCGCCCTCAACACCCTCACCCACCGCTCTTTCCCTGCCCCCACCACTCACTGGTCCGGACGTATATGGGCCCGCACCCAGTGCACCCACGCGAACGGACAATTCAACTGCGAGACAGGTGACTGCGGCGGCTGCTTGGAATGTCAAGGATCCGGCGGCGCGGCCCCAGCGACCCTGGCTCAATTCTCCCTCCACCACGGCCTCACTGACCTTTCCTCATACGGTGTCAGCCTCGTGGATGGCTTCAACGTACCCATGACCGTGACCCCGCACGAAGGCAAGGGCCTATGCCCCGTGGTGGGATGTCGGTCTGATTTACTCGCGACCTGTCCTAATGGGCTGCAGTTAAGAACTCCCCATAGGAATGTTGTAGGTTGTAAGAGCGGCTGCGCCGCGTTCGGGACAGACGAGCTTTGTTGCCGCAACCATTACAACAGCCCACAGACATGTCGTGCGTCGAGTTACTCGGATTTCTTCAAGCATGCTTGCCCTGATACTTTCACATACGCGCATGACAATCCGTCGCTGATACATGAGTGCTCGTCTCCACGCGAACTCAAAGTCATTTTCTGCCATTAA
- the LOC142533407 gene encoding binding partner of ACD11 1-like isoform X1: protein MSITTVKVCNLSLGAYERDVKEFFSFSGDIQYVEMRSDTERSQIAFVTFKDAQGAETAVLLSGATIVDMTVTVTLDPDYTLPPSASAPPQLSDKKTEGGPESALRKAEDVVSSMLAKGYNLGKESVNQAKAFDEKHQLTSAASAKVASFDKKIGLSEKISIGTSIVNDKVREVDEKLQVSEKAKSAFTAAEQTVSSAGSAIMKNRYVLTGATWVTGAFNRVTKAAGEAGQMTKEKVGNAEDEQRRNTAYDFTQVHSPELRKVSDSGEQQPSKPAPAQGLIL from the exons ATGTCG ATAACAACTGTCAAGGTCTGCAATCTCTCTCTGGGAGCATATGAACGCGATGTCAAAGAGTTCTTTTCTTTCTCTGGCGATATCCAATATGTTGAAATGCGAAG TGATACAGAGCGATCACAAATTGCTTTTGTGACCTTTAAGGATGCACAGGGAGCAGAGACAGCAGTTCTTCTTTCG GGGGCTACAATCGTTGATATGACTGTTACAGTTACTCTGGATCCAGATTACACGCTTCCTCCCTCTGCTTCTGCACCACCGCAG TTATCTGATAAGAAAACTGAAGGTGGTCCCGAATCTGCTTTGCGAAAGGCTGAGGATGTTGTAAGCAGCATGCTTGCGAAGGGTTATAACTTAGGCAAAGAGTCTGTTAACCAAGCGAAGGCATTTGATGAGAAGCATCAATTGACTTCTGCAGCCAGTGCTAAAGTTGCTTCGTTTGATAAAAAGATCGGACTGTCTGAGAAGATAAGTATTGGTACTTCAATTGTTAACGATAAAGTTCGAGAAGTAGATGAGAAACTCCAAGTTTCCGAGAAAGCAAAATCTGCCTTCACCGCTGCTGAGCAAACAGTTAGCAGTGCTGGATCTGCCATTATGAAGAACAGATACGTACTTACTGGTGCTACATGGGTCACAGGTGCTTTTAACAGAGTCACTAAAGCAGCGGGGGAAGCAGGCCAAATGACCAAGGAGAAAGTAGGAAATGCTGAAGATGAACAAAGGAGAAACACAGCGTATGACTTTACTCAAGTTCATTCACCTGAGTTGCGTAAAGTCTCTGATTCTGGAGAGCAACAGCCTTCCAAACCTGCTCCAGCACAAGGTTTAATCCTCTAA
- the LOC142532561 gene encoding protein SAMBA, producing the protein MSSGSSVTSSPARSAAVMTSSSLSVGVGLGEDFHFPADLISIQDRKDEALQVLKSGLMGKLNKEVKSLDEDGWMFDGPRSRIHLISGQGGLRNRRTELSTHHSMSAKK; encoded by the exons ATGAGCAGTGGGAGTTCGGTGACGTCTTCTCCGGCGAGGTCCGCGGCTGTGATGACGTCATCATCTTTGTCTGTTGGGGTGGGGTTGGGAGAAGACTTTCACTTTCCTGCGGATCTGATTTCGATTCAGGATCGCAAGGATGAAGCTCTTCAAG ttCTAAAGTCTGGTTTAATGGGAAAGCTCAATAAAGAGGTTAAGTCCCTGGACGAAGACGGCTGGATGTTTGATGGACCACGATCTCGCATTCACCTGATTTCAGGACAAG GTGGTCTTCGAAACAGGCGCACAGAACTCTCAACGCATCACAGCATGTCGGCCAAAAAATGA
- the LOC142532555 gene encoding flavonoid 3'-monooxygenase CYP75B137-like isoform X2 — MRLARIYGPILSLNLGTKKAVVISSPAMAREVLKEHDVTFANRDIPSVNTAMEYSEHDIVFTPYGPEWRMLRKVCVRDMLGNATLDAFYSYRRHEVRSTIKYIYSLSGSPVNVGEQMFLNMLNVVTNMLWGGSVKGNDRASIGAEFRQVVSEITELLGKPNVSDFFPGLAWLDLQGLKKKMKKVTVKLERLFDEIIEQRVKLSRSNGGEMKRDFLQVLMQLKDEGKDSETSKTPLTMLHVKALLVDMVVGGTDTTSSTVEFALAEMMNNPQIMIKAQQELDSVVGKNSMVEESHIDKLPYLQAVMKEILRLHPVLPLMVPHCPSKPCIVGGYTVPKGARVFVNVWAIQRDASIWERPNEFVPERFLNGKGDYSGNDFSYIPFGSGRRICAGIPMAERVVAFSLASLVHSFNWKLAEGDSLDLNEKFGIVLKKRVPLIAIPTPRLLGAAVYE, encoded by the exons ATGCGCCTTGCTCGAATCTACGGTCCAATCTTGTCCCTGAATCTCGGCACCAAGAAAGCTGTAGTGATAAGCTCACCCGCTATGGCGCGAGAAGTACTGAAGGAACACGATGTTACATTTGCCAATCGGGACATCCCATCCGTGAACACAGCAATGGAATACAGCGAACATGACATAGTTTTCACCCCCTACGGGCCAGAGTGGAGGATGCTGAGGAAGGTCTGCGTTCGGGACATGCTTGGCAATGCAACCCTTGATGCATTCTATTCTTATAGAAGGCATGAAGTTCGAAGCACAATCAAATACATCTACAGCTTATCGGGATCTCCTGTTAACGTAGGGGAGCAGATGTTCTTGAATATGCTCAATGTTGTGACAAATATGTTGTGGGGTGGTAGTGTGAAAGGTAATGACAGGGCTAGCATCGGGGCAGAGTTCAGGCAAGTAGTTTCAGAGATTACGGAGTTGTTGGGGAAGCCGAACGTGTCGGATTTCTTCCCGGGTCTTGCGTGGTTAGATCTTCAaggattgaagaagaaaatgaagaaggTAACAGTGAAACTTGAAAgattatttgatgaaataattgAACAGAGGGTGAAACTGAGTAGGTCTAATGGTGGGGAGATGAAAAGGGATTTCTTGCAAGTATTGATGCAGCTCAAAGATGAGGGAAAGGACTCTGAAACGAGCAAGACTCCTCTTACCATGCTGCATGTCAAAGCCTTGCTAGTG GATATGGTGGTAGGGGGAACGGACACAACCTCTAGCACAGTGGAGTTTGCCTTAGCCGAAATGATGAACAACCCACAGATCATGATCAAAGCACAACAAGAACTTGATTCAGTTGTTGGAAAAAACAGCATGGTCGAAGAATCGCACATCGACAAATTACCCTACCTCCAAGCCGTAATGAAAGAGATCCTTCGCCTTCATCCGGTTCTTCCTCTCATGGTGCCGCATTGTCCTAGCAAGCCATGCATTGTAGGAGGCTACACCGTTCCAAAAGGGGCTCGTGTATTCGTGAACGTGTGGGCGATACAAAGGGATGCTTCCATATGGGAAAGGCCAAATGAGTTCGTACCCGAGAGGTTTCTTAATGGTAAAGGAGATTATAGCGGGAATGATTTTAGTTACATTCCGTTTGGTTCGGGACGAAGGATTTGTGCTGGGATCCCTATGGCTGAGAGAGTCGTGGCGTTCTCGCTGGCGTCGCTTGTACATAGTTTCAACTGGAAGTTGGCCGAGGGAGATAGTTTAGACCTTAATGAGAAGTTTGGAATTGTGTTAAAGAAGAGGGTGCCTCTCATTGCCATCCCCACACCGCGTTTATTGGGTGCTGCAGTTTATGAGTAA